The genomic interval CGGAGACATCCACGGTGACCTTCTGCGACAGGTCGCCGTTGGCCACCGCCGTCGTCACCTGGGCGATGTTGCGGACCTGGCCGGTGAGGTTGCGGAAGGCGGTGTTCACCGAATCGGTGAGGTCCTTCCACGTCCCCGCCGCACCCGGCACCGCGGCCTGACCGCCCAGCTCACCCTCGACACCGATCTCCCGTGCCACACGCGTCACTTCGGCGCCGAAGGCCGACAGCTGGTCGACCATCGTGTTGACGGTGTTCTTCAGGTCCAGCATCTCGCCGGACACGTCGACGGTGACCTTCTGCCCCAGATCACCGTTGGCCACGGCCTTGGTCACCTGGGCGATGTCACGCACCTGCGTGGTGACGTTCCGGAAGGCGGTGTTCACCGAATCGGTGAGGTCCTTCCACGTCCCCGCCGCACCCGGCACCTGCGCCTGGCCGCCGAGCTGTCCCTCGGCGCCGACCTCACTGGCCACCCGGGTGACCTCGTCGGCGAAGGTCCGCAGGGTCTCCGTCATCTGGTTGATCGTCTCGGCCAGCTGCGCGACCTCGCCGCGCGCGCTCACCGTCACCTTCTGCGACAGATCGCCGTTCGCGACCGCCGTGGTGACCTGCGCGATCCCCCGCACCTGCGCCGTCAGATTGCCGGCCATCAGATTGACCGAGTCGGTGAGGTCCTTCCAGACGCCCGCGACGCCCGGCACCTGTGCCTGACCGCCCAGCTCGCCCTCGGTACCCACCTCGCGCGCGACGCGGGTCACCTCGGAGGCGAAGGACGAGAGCTGGTCCACCATGGTGTTCACGGTGTTCTTCAGCTCCAGCATCTCGCCCGCCACGTGCACCGTGACCTTGCGGGAGAGATCGCCCTTCGCGACCGCCGTCGTCACGAGAGCGATGTCACGCACCTGAGCGGTGAGCCGGGAGGCCATCGTGTTGACGGAATCCGTGAGGTCCTTCCACGAACCCGACATTCCTCGCACCCGGGCCTGCCCGCCGAGCTTGCCCTCGGTGCCGACCTCGCTCGCCACCCGCGTCACCTCGTCGGTGAACGCCGACAGCTGGTCCACCAGCCCGTTGACCGTGCGGCCCACCTTGAGGAACTCGCCCCGCAGCGGGTGCGCCTCCCCGTCCGCCCCGGGCGAGCGCAGGTCCATCCGCTGCTCCAGGTCGCCCTCGGCCACCGCCGACAGCACCCGCCCGACCTCGGACACCGGCCGCACCAGGTCGTCCACCAGGGCGTTCGACGCGTCGATCGCCGCGGCCCAGGCTCCCTCGCAGGCCCCGGTCTCCAGCCGTTCCGTGAGTTTTCCCTCACGGCCGACCACCCGGCGCACCCGCGCCAGCTCGCCGGTCAGCTGCATATTGCGGTCGGCGACCTCGTTGAAGACCGCCGCGATCTCGGCCATCACGCCGTCGCCGGAGACCGTCAGCCGTTTACGGAAGTTCCCGTCCCGCATCGCGGCGAGCGCCGACAGCAGCCGGTTCAGCGCCGCCGTGTCGACTTCCGTCGTCCCATTGGCCCGGGACCGTCCGCCCTTCGCGCGCGTGCTCACTGCCCGCGCCTCCGCGCCAGACTCCACCGTGTCCCTCCCGCAGGGTCGATCATCCTCGTCGGGCTTTCAGTTCAATCTTTCCCAGTGTTTCACCCTGGCCCGGCCAGGCCATAACAGTTCGGCAGCATCGCACACGGCCCGCGGGCACTCCCAAGGTGGAATCAGCGCGCACCGCCCTCCGCCCGTGCGATGAAGGTAAGTAACCTGGCATCCGGCCGGGCAATGGAGGGGCGCTGCGACATGGGTGAGCAGATCGCCGAGACGTACACGAGGAGACCTGTGATCACCGCGCGGGCTGCCGCCACCTTCGAGCCGGTCGGACGTTCGGTAGCCGCCGCCCGGGCCTTTGTCAGGGACACACTCCAGGGATGGGGTTTTCCCGACATCATCGATGACGCGGTCGTCCTCACGAGCGAGCTCGTCACCAACGCCGTCGTCCACGCCGGCACCGCCGCGGACGTCCTGTGCATGCGCACGGAGGACGGCGTGCGCGTCGAGGTCGCCGACCGCTATCCGGAGCGCGAGGTGCCGCTCCAGAGCTCGCCGCGCCGCATCGGCGGCGTGGACCGCGAGGGCGGCCGCGGCCTGCTCCTGTGCGCCGCGCTGGCCGCCCGCTGGGGCGTCGAGTACACCCCCACGCACAAGCAGGTGTGGTTCCAGCTCGACCTGTCCGACCGCCCGGCCGGCACCCGCTCCGCCGGCCCCGCCCTGCCGCCCGAGGCCCTTCCGGTGGCCGACCCCCGGGTCAGGGTCGCGGTCGTCCAGATCGACCGCACGGGCGCCATCAGCTCCTGGAACGACGACGCCGACGTCCTCTTCGGCTTCCCCGCCGACCAGGTGATCGGCAAGCCCCTCACCGACTTCGCCGCCTGGCCGCACACCCCCGGCACCTCCACGGGTGTCGCCGAGGCCCTGCGCCTCTCCCGCTGGGAGGGCTCCTACGGCATAAGGGGCGCCGACGGCCGTATCACCCCCGTCTACGCCTCCCACCTGCGCGTACGGGACATCGCCGGCGCCCCCTCCACGGTCTGCCTGCTCGTCCGGGAGGACGAGCGCGCCGTCCTCCAGAGCCTCCAGCGCACCCCCGCGACGGACACGGCCACCAGCGAGCGGGGCCCGGCCACGGACCCCTTCGAGGTGTTCATCGGCTCGCCCGCCCCCGACGACCTCGACGGGCTGCTCCAGCGCACGGTCGAGCGCGCCCGTGACATGCTCGACGGCGACGCCGCCTATCTGCTGCTCGCCACCGACGACGAGACCGAGCTGGAGGTCCGCGCCTCCACCGGCCTGCCCTCGGCCCGCCAGCGCTTCGCCCGCGTCCCCGTCGAGGCCGGCACGGGCCGCTACGGCTCGGCCCGGATGCCCGCCGTCCATGAGGACCTCGCCGTCCTGCCCGGCGCCGTCCCGCTGCTCGCCGACACCGGCATGCGCTCGGTCGTCACCGTCCCGCTGAAGGTCGAGGGCCGCCTCACCGGTTCACTGGGCGTCGCCGCCGAGGCCCCCGGCCGCTACACGAACGAGGAGGCGCTCCGCCTCCAGTTCGCCGCCGACCGCATCGCCCTCGCCGTCGAGCGGGCCCGGCTCAACGAGCTGGAGCGGCTCCGCCGAGGCTCGCTGTCCTTCCTCGTCGAGGCCTCCGACCTGCTGGCGGGCACCCTGGACCGGGACCAGACGCTGGCCCTGATGGCCCAGATGACGGTCCCCACCCTCGCCGCCTGGTGCGCGGTCTACACCGTGGCCGACCCGGCCTCGGAACCCGAGCTGTCGTACGTCCTGCACGAGGACGAGGACCGCATCGACGGTCTGAAGACGCTCCTCGGCAAGCTCGACCCGCCGGAGCCAGTGCCCACCCCCGGCGCCCGCGTCTGGACGGCGCCCGCGGAGGCCGCGCACGCCGCAGCGCTGCGCAACTCCCTGCGCAGCCTCGGCCTCACAGACATCGCCCAGCAGCCGGTCGGCCCCGGCACCTCGCTCGCCACGGCGACCGCCGTGGGCGGCGAGACGGTGGTGCTGCCGCTGGTGGCCCGCAACCGCGTCATCGGCATGCTCACCCTCGGCAAGCCCACCGACGACCACTTCCGCCAGGAGATCCTGGAGCTCGCCGAGGACCTCTCCCGCCGTGCCGCGCTGGCCCTGGACAATTCCCGGCTCTACAGCGAGCGCACGGCCATCAGCCAGTCCCTCCAGCGCAGCCTGCTGCCCCCGGAGCTGCCCCTCGTGCCGGGCGTCGAGGTCGACGTGATCTACCGCGCCGCAGGCGAGGGCAACGAGGTGGGCGGCGATTTCTACGACCTGTTCCCGATCCGCGACGGCGCGTACGGCTTCGCCATCGGCGACGTGTGCGGCACGGGCCCGGAGGCGGCCGCCGTCACGGGCCTCGCCCGGCACGCCCTCCGGCTCCTCGCCCGCGAGGGTTACGGCGGCCCGGCGGTACTGGAGCGGCTCAACGCCGCGATCCTGGACGAGGGCGCCCGCAGCCGTTTCCTCACGCTGCTCTACGGGGAGCTGTGGCCGCAGGAGGACGGCAGCGCGATCCTCAAGGTCGTCTGCGCCGGCCATCCGCTGCCGCTGCGGCTGCGCCCCGACGGCGGTGTGGAGGCCGCGGCGGACCCCCAGCCGCTGCTGGGCGTGATGGAGGACCTGGAGCTGTACGAGCAGACCGTCACGCTCGATCCGGGCGACGTCCTGCTGTGCGTCACGGACGGTGTGACCGAGCGCCGCGAGGGTGCCCGCATGCTCGGCGACGACGGCCTGGCGGACGTCCTGACGACGTGTACGGGTCTGACGGCCGGTGCGGTGACGGCGCGGATCCTGCGCGCCGTGGAGCGCTTCGCGGCGGAGCCCGCGTCGGACGACATGGCGATCCTGGCCATGCGAGTGCCGGAGCGTCAGGAGCCCTGAACCGGGGGCCGGTCCGGCCGGCCCCCGATATCCGGGTCTCCCCCGGGCATCCGGATACGAAGAAGGCCCCCGCCATTCGGCGGGGGCCTTCTTCTGTGGAGCCCCAATACGGAATCGAACCGTAGACCTTCTCCTTACCATGGAGACGCTCTGCCGACTGAGCTATTGGGGCCGGCAACGAGATAAAGCATACCCGACTTTCGCACGTCCTTTTGACCACCCCGGGGGTGCGGGCCCAGGCGGTTCTCGACAGCGGTCTAGACGGCCGCCGGCAGCAGCCCGCCGAGGGCGTTGCACGCCGCGACGACCCGGTGCAACTCCCGCTGGGTGGCCGAGGCGTCCATGGGCAGCGCGAGGCACTGGTCGGCGGCGCGCTCGGTCTCCGCCAGCCACAACTCCCGCCTGAAGGACGGCAGCCGGTGCACGGGTGTCTGTACGGGCACGTGGCAGCGTACGCCGCGGAGGCGCAGGGCCCTCGCGAACGCGTCCCGGTCGGGCCGCCCGTTGCCGGGCACCCGCACCACGTACGAGCGGTAGCCGTGCGGGACCCCCGGGGGCACGGAGGGCGTCTCCACGCCCCTGAGCCGGGCGTTCAGGTACAGGGCGTTCTCCTGGCGCCGCCGGGTGTTCTCGTCGGCGGGCGCGGCCGGCTCGTACTCGACGACGAGCAGTCCTCGCTTCTCCGCGACGGCCCGGAGGCCGGCCAGGTCGGCGTGTCGCCCGAAGAGGTGTACGGGCATCACGGCCGCGGTGCGCAGTGTCAGGGTGGCGGCGACCGAGGCCGGGTCGAGGCAGAGGCTCTGCGGGTCGATGTCGGCGAACACGGGCGTCGCTCCGGCCCGGCGGACGACCTCGGCGGCGTCCGTCGTGGCGTATGAGGGCACGACGACCTCGTCACCTGTACCGATACCCGCTGCGGTCAGCATCTCCACGGTCCCCATGGAGGGAGGGTTACCGCGCGACGTTAACGCGGGGTGACACTCCGCAGTTCATCGTGAAAACAAAAAAGCTCTGTTGTCTGAACCGAAGTTCAGACAACAGAGCTTTTTCTAAAATTTGTTCGGCGGCGTCCTACTCTCCCACACGGTCCCCCATGCAGTACCATCGGCGCTGAAAGGCTTAGCTTCCGGGTTCGGAATGTAACCGGGCGTTTCCCTAACGCTATGACCACCGAAACTCTATGAAATTAACGAAACCGGATATCGACACGGGTCGTTACTTCAGAACCTACACAGTGGACGCGAGCAACTGAGGACAAGCCCTCGGCCTATTAGTACCAGTCAGCTCCAACCGTTACCGGTCTTCCACACCTGGCCTATCAACCCAGTCGTCTACTGGGAGCCTTACCCTCTCAAAGGAGGAGGGAGTCCTCATCTCGAAGCAGGCTTCCCGCTTAGATGCTTTCAGCGGTTATCCTTTCCGAACGTAGCCAACCAGCCATGCCCTTGGCAGGACAACTGGCACACCAGAGGTTCGTCCGTCCCGGTCCTCTCGTACTAGGGACAGCCCTTCTCAAGACTCCTACGCGCACAGCGGATAGGGACCGAACTGTCTCACGACGTTCTAAACCCAGCTCGCGTACCGCTTTAATGGGCGAACAGCCCAACCCTTGGGACCGACTCCAGCCCCAGGATGCGACGAGCCGACATCGAGGTGCCAAACCATCCCGTCGATATGGACTCTTGGGGAAGATCAGCCTGTTATCCCCGGGGTACCTTTTATCCGTTGAGCGACGGCGCTTCCACAAGCCACCGCCGGATCACTAGTCCCGACTTTCGTCCCTGCTCGACCCGTCGGTCTCACAGTCAAGCTCCCTTGTGCACTTACACTCAACACCTGATTGCCAACCAGGCTGAGGGAACCTTTGGGCGCCTCCGTTACTCTTTAGGAGGCAACCGCCCCAGTTAAACTACCCACCAGACACTGTCCCTGATCCGGATCACGGACCCAGGTTAGACATCCAGCACGACCAGAGTGGTATTTCAACGACGACTCCACACACACTGGCGTGCATGCTTCACAGTCTCCCACCTATCCTACACAAGCCGAACCGAACACCAATATCAAGCTATAGTAAAGGTCCCGGGGTCTTTCCGTCCTGCTGCGCGAAACGAGCATCTTTACTCGTAGTGCAATTTCACCGGGCCTATGGTTGAGACAGTCGAGAAGTCGTTACGCCATTCGTGCAGGTCGGAACTTACCCGACAAGGAATTTCGCTACCTTAGGATGGTTATAGTTACCACCGCCGTTTACTGGCGCTTAAGTTCTCAGCTTCGCCTGGACGAATCCAAGCTAACCGGTCCCCTTAACGTTCCAGCACCGGGCAGGCGTCAGTCCGTATACATCGCCTTACGGCTTCGCACGGACCTGTGTTTTTAGTAAACAGTCGCTTCTCGCTGGTCTCTGCGGCCACACCCAGCTCAGGAAGTAAATTCCATCACCGGACATGGCCCCCCTTCTCCCGAAGTTACGGGGGCATTTTGCCGAGTTCCTTAACCATAGTTCACCCGAACGCCTCGGTATTCTCTACCTGACCACCTGAGTCGGTTTAGGGTACGGGCCGCCATGAAACTCGCTAGAGGCTTTTCTCGACAGCATAGGATCATCCACTTCACCACAATCGGCTCGGCATCAGGTCTCAGCCTTAACGTGTGACGGATTTGCCTACCACACGGCCTACACCCTTACCCCGGGACAACCACCGCCCGGGCTGGACTACCTTCCTGCGTCACCCCATCGCTTACCTACTACCACCTTGGGTCAGCGGCTCCACCACTCCCCTTTGTCCGAAGACTCCAGGGCGGCTTCACGGCCTTAGCATTAATGGATTCGATATTGGGCGTTTCAAAGCGGGTACCGGAATATCAACCGGTTGTCCATCGACTACGCCTGTCGGCCTCGCCTTAGGTCCCGACTTACCCTGGGCAGATCAGCTTGACCCAGGAACCCTTAGTCAATCGGCGCACACGTTTCCCACGTGTGTATCGCTACTCATGCCTGCATTCTCACTCGTGAACCGTCCACAACTCGCTTCCGCGGCTGCTTCACCCGGCACACGACGCTCCCCTACCCATCCCAGCGGGCGTTGGCCCTCATGCTGGAATGACACGACTTCGGCGGTACGCTTGAGCCCCGCTACATTGTCGGCGCGGAATCACTTGACCAGTGAGCTATTACGCACTCTTTCAAGGGTGGCTGCTTCTAAGCCAACCTCCTGGTTGTCTCTGCGACTCCACATCCTTTCCCACTTAGCGTACGCTTAGGGGCCTTAGTCGATGCTCTGGGCTGTTTCCCTCTCGACCATGGAGCTTATCCCCCACAGTCTCACTGCCGCGCTCTCACTTACCGGCATTCGGAGTTTGGCTAAGGTCAGTAACCCGGTAGGGCCCATCGCCTATCCAGTGCTCTACCTCCGGCAAGAAACACACGACGCTGCACCTAAATGCATTTCGGGGAGAACCAGCTATCACGGAGTTTGATTGGCCTTTCACCCCTAACCACAGGTCATCCCCCAGGTTTTCAACCCTGGTGGGTTCGGTCCTCCACGAAGTCTTACCTCCGCTTCAACCTGCCCATGGCTAGATCACTCCGCTTCGGGTCTTGGGCGCGCTACTCAATCGCCCTATTCGGACTCGCTTTCGCTACGGCTTCCCCACACGGGTTAACCTCGCAACACACCGCAAACTCGCAGGCTCATTCTTCAAAAGGCACGCAGTCACGACGCACCGAGCAAGCTCGATGCGCGACGCTCCCACGGCTTGTAGGCACACGGTTTCAGGTACTATTTCACTCCGCTCCCGCGGTACTTTTCACCATTCCCTCACGGTACTATCCGCTATCGGTCACCAGGGAATATTTAGGCTTAACGGGTGGTCCCGCCAGATTCACACGGGATTTCTCGGGCCCCGTGCTACTTGGGTGTCTCTTAAACGAGCCGTTGATGTTTCAGCTACGGGGGTCTTACCCTCTACGCCGGACCTTTCGCATGTCCTTCGCCTACACCAACGGTTTCTGACTCGTCTCACAGCCGGCAGACTGTGAAAAAGAGATCCCACAACCCCGCATGCGCAACCCCTGCCGGGTATCACACGCATACGGTTTGGCCTCATCCGGTTTCGCTCGCCACTACTCCCGGAATCACGGTTGTTTTCTCTTCCTGCGGGTACTGAGATGTTTCACTTCCCCGCGTTCCCTCCACACTGCCTATGTGTTCAGCAGCGGGTGACAGCCCATGACGACTGCCGGGTTTCCCCATTCGGACACCCCCGGATCAAAGCTTGGTTGACAGCTCCCCGGGGCCTATCGTGGCCTCCCACGTCCTTCATCGGTTCCTGGTGCCAAGGCATCCACCGTGCGCCCTTAAAAACTTGGCCACAGATGCTCGCGTCCACTGTGCAGTTCTCAAGCAACGACCAGCCACCCGTCACACCCTGCCGAAGCAGACCTTTACCGGGGCCGGCGTGAGAAGGTCAGACCGAAGTCCGTACCCTCAGACACCCAACAGCGTGCCCGGCCCAGCCATTCAGGATTCACGTTCCACGCCGAAGCAGTACTGGTGATCCCTCACAACTGTGCCGAATAGTCAACGTTCCACCCATGAGCAACCGTGCGAGTCATTCGCTCGCAGTCGGCTATATGCTCCTTAGAAAGGAGGTGATCCAGCCGCACCTTCCGGTACGGCTACCTTGTTACGACTTCGTCCCAATCGCCAGTCCCACCTTCGACGGCTCCCTCCACAAGGGTTGGGCCACCGGCTTCGGGTGTTACCGACTTTCGTGACGTGACGGGCGGTGTGTACAAGGCCCGGGAACGTATTCACCGCAGCAATGCTGATCTGCGATTACTAGCAACTCCAACTTCATGGGGTCGAGTTGCAGACCCCAATCCGAACTGAGACCGGCTTTTTGAGATTCGCTCCACCTCACGGTATCGCAGCTCATTGTACCGGCCATTGTAGCACGTGTGCAGCCCAAGACATAAGGGGCATGATGACTTGACGTCGTCCCCACCTTCCTCCGAGTTGACCCCGGCAGTCTCCTGTGAGTCCCCATCACCCCGAAGGGCATGCTGGCAACACAGAACAAGGGTTGCGCTCGTTGCGGGACTTAACCCAACATCTCACGACACGAGCTGACGACAGCCATGCACCACCTGTATACCGACCACAAGGGGGCGACCATCTCTGGCCGTTTCCGGTATATGTCAAGCCTTGGTAAGGTTCTTCGCGTTGCGTCGAATTAAGCCACATGCTCCGCTGCTTGTGCGGGCCCCCGTCAATTCCTTTGAGTTTTAGCCTTGCGGCCGTACTCCCCAGGCGGGGAACTTAATGCGTTAGCTGCGGCACCGACGACGTGGAATGTCGCCAACACCTAGTTCCCAACGTTTACGGCGTGGACTACCAGGGTATCTAATCCTGTTCGCTCCCCACGCTTTCGCTCCTCAGCGTCAGTAATGGCCCAGAGATCCGCCTTCGCCACCGGTGTTCCTCCTGATATCTGCGCATTTCACCGCTACACCAGGAATTCCGATCTCCCCTACCACACTCTAGCCTGCCCGTATCGAATGCAGACCCGGGGTTAAGCCCCGGGCTTTCACATCCGACGCAACAAGCCGCCTACGAGCTCTTTACGCCCAATAATTCCGGACAACGCTTGCGCCCTACGTATTACCGCGGCTGCTGGCACGTAGTTAGCCGGCGCTTCTTCTGCAGGTACCGTCACTTTCGCTTCTTCCCTGCTGAAAGAGGTTTACAACCCGAAGGCCGTCATCCCTCACGCGGCGTCGCTGCATCAGGCTTTCGCCCATTGTGCAATATTCCCCACTGCTGCCTCCCGTAGGAGTCTGGGCCGTGTCTCAGTCCCAGTGTGGCCGGTCGCCCTCTCAGGCCGGCTACCCGTCGTCGCCTTGGTAGGCCATCACCCCACCAACAAGCTGATAGGCCGCGGGCTCATCCTGCACCGCCGGAGCTTTCAACCCACCGAGATGCCTCGGCAGGTATTATCCGGTATTAGACCCCGTTTCCAGGGCTTGTCCCAGAGTGCAGGGCAGATTGCCCACGTGTTACTCACCCGTTCGCCACTAATCCACCCCGAAGGGGTTCATCGTTCGACTTGCATGTGTTAAGCACGCCGCCAGCGTTCGTCCTGAGCCAGGATCAAACTCTCCGTGAATGTTTACCGGTAATCCGGTGCATACACACGAGAGCGGCACAACCGGACGGAATAAGTCCAGTCGTGCACAGCGTCCTCGCTGTGTTGTTGCCTGCCAGCCCCGAAAGGCTCACAGGACTTTTCAAAGGAACCGCGTCCCGGTCAGAAGACCGGAGACGGGGTATTTTATAGTCTGGCGTTGACTTTTGGCACGCTGTTGAGTTCTCAAGGAACGGACGCTTCCTTTGTACTCACCCTCTCGGGCTTTCCTCCGGGCGCTTCCCTTCGTTGTTTCCAACCTTACCAGATCCGTTTCTCAGTCCGTTTCCGGTCTGAATTCCGTTTCCGGCCCCCTGTTGGAGCGGGGTTTGCCTTCCAGCTATTCGCTTTCCGGCTTCACCGACTTTATCAGATTTCTCTGGGCCGGTTTCCCACCGCTTCTCGGAACGGTCCGTCACGCCTTTGGCGTTCAGGGGTTCCCCTTGCGGTGGAGCCGTAAACCTACTGGACGGCCGCGCCCGGATGCAAATCGGCGCCGGGGCGGCCGCCCAGATGGCTGATGTGACGTCAGACCTCGACGACCACGGGGAGGATCATCGGGCGCCGGCGGTAGGTGTCGGACACCCACTTGCCCATGGTCCGGCGGACCAGCTGCTGGATCTGGTGCGGCTCCAGCACGCCGTCGGAGGCCGACTTGGCCAGGGCGTCCTCGATCTTCGGGACGACCGCCGAGAAGGTGGAGTCCTCGATGCCCGAGCCACGGGCGTGGATCTGCGGGCCGCCCACCAGCTTGCCGGTGGCGCTGTCGACGACGAGGAACACCGAGATGATGCCCTCGTCCCCGAGGATGCGGCGGTCCTTGAGCGAGGTCTCCGTGACGTCGCCGACCGAGAGGCCGTCCACGTACACATAGCCGGCCTGGACCTTGCCGACGATCTTCGCGGAGCCGTTCACCAGGTCCACCACGACGCCGTCCTCGGCGATCACGATGTGGTTCTTGGGAACGCCGGTCAGGGCGCCGAGCTCCGCGTTCGCCCGCAGGTGCCGCCATTCGCCGTGGACCGGCATCAGGTTGCGGGGCTTGCAGATGTTGTAGAAGTACAGCAGCTCGCCCGCGGAGGCGTGGCCCGAGACGTGCACCTTGGCGTTGCCCTTGTGGACGACGTTGGCGCCCCAGCGGGTCAGGCCGTTGATCACGCGGTAGACCGCGTTCTCGTTGCCCGGGATGAGGGACGACGCCAGGATCACGGTGTCGCCCTGGACGATCCGGATCTGGTGGTCGCGGTTGGCCATGCGGGACAGCGCGGCCATCGGCTCGCCCTGGGAGCCCGTGCAGACCAGCACGACCTCGTCGGCCGGCAGGTCGTCGAGGGTCTTGACGTCGACGACGAGGCCCGCCGGGACCCGCAGGTAGCCCAGGTCACGGGCGATGCCCATGTTGCGGACCATCGAGCGGCCGACGAAGGCCACCCGCCGGCCGTACTCGTGCGCGGCGTCCAGGATCTGCTGGATGCGGTGCACGTGGCTGGCGAAGCTGGCCACGATGATGCGGTTCTGGGCGTTCGCGAAGACCTGGCGCAGCACGTTGGAGATGTCGCGCTCGGGCGGTACGAAGCCGGGGACCTCGGCGTTCGTGGAGTCCGAGAGCAGCAGGTCGATGCCCTCCTCGCCGAGCCGCGCGAAGGCGGGCAGGTCGGTGAGGCGACGGTCCAGCGGGAGCTGGTCCATCTTGAAGTCGCCGGTGTGCACGACCATGCCGGCCGGGGTGCGGATGGCGACCGCGAGGGCGTCCGGGATGGAGTGGTTGACCGCCACGAACTCGCAGTCGAAGGGGCCGACGCGCTCGCGGTGCCCCTCCACGACCTCGAGGGTGTACGGGCGGATGCGGTGCTCCTGGAGCTTGGCCTCGATCAGGGCGAGGGTCAGCTTGGAGCCGATCAGCGGGATGTCCGGCTTCTCGC from Streptomyces albireticuli carries:
- a CDS encoding SpoIIE family protein phosphatase gives rise to the protein MGEQIAETYTRRPVITARAAATFEPVGRSVAAARAFVRDTLQGWGFPDIIDDAVVLTSELVTNAVVHAGTAADVLCMRTEDGVRVEVADRYPEREVPLQSSPRRIGGVDREGGRGLLLCAALAARWGVEYTPTHKQVWFQLDLSDRPAGTRSAGPALPPEALPVADPRVRVAVVQIDRTGAISSWNDDADVLFGFPADQVIGKPLTDFAAWPHTPGTSTGVAEALRLSRWEGSYGIRGADGRITPVYASHLRVRDIAGAPSTVCLLVREDERAVLQSLQRTPATDTATSERGPATDPFEVFIGSPAPDDLDGLLQRTVERARDMLDGDAAYLLLATDDETELEVRASTGLPSARQRFARVPVEAGTGRYGSARMPAVHEDLAVLPGAVPLLADTGMRSVVTVPLKVEGRLTGSLGVAAEAPGRYTNEEALRLQFAADRIALAVERARLNELERLRRGSLSFLVEASDLLAGTLDRDQTLALMAQMTVPTLAAWCAVYTVADPASEPELSYVLHEDEDRIDGLKTLLGKLDPPEPVPTPGARVWTAPAEAAHAAALRNSLRSLGLTDIAQQPVGPGTSLATATAVGGETVVLPLVARNRVIGMLTLGKPTDDHFRQEILELAEDLSRRAALALDNSRLYSERTAISQSLQRSLLPPELPLVPGVEVDVIYRAAGEGNEVGGDFYDLFPIRDGAYGFAIGDVCGTGPEAAAVTGLARHALRLLAREGYGGPAVLERLNAAILDEGARSRFLTLLYGELWPQEDGSAILKVVCAGHPLPLRLRPDGGVEAAADPQPLLGVMEDLELYEQTVTLDPGDVLLCVTDGVTERREGARMLGDDGLADVLTTCTGLTAGAVTARILRAVERFAAEPASDDMAILAMRVPERQEP
- a CDS encoding DegT/DnrJ/EryC1/StrS family aminotransferase — translated: MGTVEMLTAAGIGTGDEVVVPSYATTDAAEVVRRAGATPVFADIDPQSLCLDPASVAATLTLRTAAVMPVHLFGRHADLAGLRAVAEKRGLLVVEYEPAAPADENTRRRQENALYLNARLRGVETPSVPPGVPHGYRSYVVRVPGNGRPDRDAFARALRLRGVRCHVPVQTPVHRLPSFRRELWLAETERAADQCLALPMDASATQRELHRVVAACNALGGLLPAAV
- a CDS encoding ribonuclease J, which codes for MSHPHPELGPPPKLPEGGLRVTPLGGLGEIGRNMTVFEYDGRLLIVDCGVLFPEEEQPGVDLILPDFSSIRDRLDDIEGIVLTHGHEDHIGGVPYLLREKPDIPLIGSKLTLALIEAKLQEHRIRPYTLEVVEGHRERVGPFDCEFVAVNHSIPDALAVAIRTPAGMVVHTGDFKMDQLPLDRRLTDLPAFARLGEEGIDLLLSDSTNAEVPGFVPPERDISNVLRQVFANAQNRIIVASFASHVHRIQQILDAAHEYGRRVAFVGRSMVRNMGIARDLGYLRVPAGLVVDVKTLDDLPADEVVLVCTGSQGEPMAALSRMANRDHQIRIVQGDTVILASSLIPGNENAVYRVINGLTRWGANVVHKGNAKVHVSGHASAGELLYFYNICKPRNLMPVHGEWRHLRANAELGALTGVPKNHIVIAEDGVVVDLVNGSAKIVGKVQAGYVYVDGLSVGDVTETSLKDRRILGDEGIISVFLVVDSATGKLVGGPQIHARGSGIEDSTFSAVVPKIEDALAKSASDGVLEPHQIQQLVRRTMGKWVSDTYRRRPMILPVVVEV